A stretch of Roseibium porphyridii DNA encodes these proteins:
- a CDS encoding caspase family protein, translated as MTEQIAAASKLFYRLHFLCVLFALLATPLVSTAAASVMPGGNSGWLVVASRPDANSAISLASGFANRFPQVTVFQSNNGWYAVTLGWMRQPAGNSYKARLVSTGVIPGDSYFHNGQRFQFAVWSATGMTGGASQALFAATALQQGATPSPGRPSSQAYVSGLDPRGDNYLSLRTGPGSRYQEIARMAPNTPLTILGRNGSWLNVAMANGRSGWAYSKYVATAPSYAPSPQPPVIAPPPVTSPTIAKRSIAPPRPGVVGDLSDSGDSFLSLRTGAGSRHTEIARLLEGTGVSMLAQQGAWFEIELSNGMRGWAHGRYLAAAKPPSSGAGTPGIPTIGPGAKTRPPASSPNLPDLSSLPDGKRVALVIGNSAYENTTPLPNPKNDAAGLTASLKRLGFTVILGLDQSKVAMESTIRSFVRNIQDADVALFFYAGHAMQMDGRNFLIPIDAKLEDATAVDFETIELGTVLNYMNAPGRLSIALLDACRDNPLSRRFRTLSRSASVGRGLAAPRAGDGNILIGFATAPGDVALDGEGQNSPFTEALLKHIETPALEIEIMLKRVKADVYATTQGSQSPWHNSALRREFYFSK; from the coding sequence TCTCCACCGCCGCTGCTTCTGTCATGCCAGGCGGAAATTCCGGCTGGTTGGTGGTGGCCAGCCGGCCTGATGCAAATTCCGCAATTTCGCTGGCAAGCGGGTTTGCCAACCGCTTTCCGCAAGTCACCGTCTTTCAATCCAACAACGGCTGGTATGCCGTAACGCTAGGCTGGATGAGACAGCCCGCCGGAAATTCTTATAAGGCCCGTCTGGTTTCTACTGGGGTCATTCCTGGCGACAGCTATTTTCACAACGGCCAGCGGTTTCAATTCGCAGTCTGGTCCGCAACCGGCATGACAGGCGGGGCCTCGCAGGCCCTCTTTGCTGCGACGGCACTGCAACAAGGCGCAACGCCCTCGCCAGGGCGACCATCTTCCCAGGCATATGTCAGTGGCCTCGATCCCCGTGGCGACAATTACCTTTCACTGCGCACAGGTCCCGGGTCGCGTTATCAGGAAATCGCGCGCATGGCCCCCAATACGCCGCTGACAATCCTGGGTCGCAATGGTTCCTGGCTCAATGTCGCAATGGCAAACGGGCGCAGCGGTTGGGCCTACAGCAAGTACGTAGCCACAGCGCCCTCGTATGCGCCCTCACCGCAACCACCTGTCATTGCGCCTCCTCCGGTCACATCGCCGACAATTGCAAAACGGTCGATCGCACCTCCTCGCCCTGGCGTTGTCGGCGATTTGAGCGACAGTGGCGACAGCTTTCTATCGCTGCGAACAGGTGCTGGATCCCGTCATACGGAAATTGCGCGCTTACTTGAGGGGACCGGGGTTTCTATGCTTGCCCAGCAGGGCGCCTGGTTCGAAATCGAGCTTTCCAACGGCATGCGAGGCTGGGCACACGGCCGGTATCTTGCAGCTGCCAAGCCTCCCTCGTCCGGAGCTGGAACTCCAGGTATTCCGACCATCGGCCCCGGTGCAAAAACACGTCCACCTGCCTCATCCCCGAATTTGCCTGACCTGTCGTCATTGCCCGACGGAAAGCGCGTTGCTCTGGTCATCGGCAATTCGGCCTATGAGAACACAACTCCTTTGCCCAATCCGAAGAACGACGCGGCAGGTCTGACGGCTTCCCTGAAACGGCTTGGCTTTACAGTCATCCTTGGTCTCGACCAAAGCAAGGTCGCCATGGAAAGCACCATCAGATCCTTTGTGCGAAACATTCAGGACGCTGATGTTGCGCTCTTTTTCTATGCCGGCCATGCCATGCAAATGGATGGCAGAAACTTTCTCATCCCAATCGATGCCAAGCTTGAAGACGCAACCGCAGTCGATTTTGAGACAATCGAACTCGGCACAGTCCTGAACTACATGAACGCCCCCGGTCGGCTGTCGATCGCTTTGCTCGACGCCTGTCGGGACAATCCCCTGTCCAGACGATTTCGGACCCTTAGCCGCAGTGCCTCTGTTGGCCGCGGTCTCGCAGCACCCCGTGCGGGCGATGGCAATATCCTGATCGGATTTGCGACCGCCCCTGGTGATGTCGCCCTGGACGGGGAAGGCCAGAACAGCCCATTTACCGAGGCCCTGCTGAAACATATCGAAACGCCGGCGCTGGAAATTGAAATCATGCTCAAGCGCGTCAAGGCCGACGTTTACGCTACCACGCAAGGCTCGCAATCTCCCTGGCACAATTCAGCACTGCGCCGCGAATTCTATTTTTCAAAGTAA
- a CDS encoding methyltransferase, translating to MSDDDNTPAKSDEADNEALAEAYNKGLELQKSGDLTGAEAAFRLALSLDPQDTGGVTIRLAAMGAENSPQKMPDAYVATLFDQHADVFDEILVDELGYCVPLLVRDLIDRLGIGPFERMLDLGCGTGLTGVSLADCTHHRTGVDLSERIVELAYDREVYDDLYVGEAVEFLTDFEDEDGCRPHWDLIAATDVLPYLGAIEPFLNGVSSRLNTRGYLTFSTETLPDETLAGRPYMVGPKNRFAQSETYVLAGLGTAGFDVLAMEPITVRLEEGEPVPGHLVMARLR from the coding sequence ATGAGCGATGATGACAACACGCCGGCAAAAAGCGATGAGGCAGACAACGAAGCCCTGGCTGAAGCGTACAACAAAGGTCTCGAGCTTCAAAAATCCGGTGATCTGACCGGTGCAGAAGCTGCCTTCCGATTGGCTTTGTCGCTAGATCCGCAGGACACGGGAGGCGTCACCATACGTCTTGCGGCCATGGGCGCTGAAAACTCCCCTCAAAAAATGCCTGACGCCTATGTGGCGACCCTCTTTGATCAGCACGCGGATGTCTTCGATGAGATCCTGGTCGATGAACTGGGGTACTGCGTGCCTTTGTTGGTGCGCGACCTGATCGACCGTCTGGGAATTGGCCCATTCGAGCGCATGCTTGACCTTGGTTGCGGCACTGGATTGACAGGTGTCTCTCTTGCAGATTGCACACATCATCGGACAGGGGTCGATCTGTCGGAACGCATTGTAGAATTGGCCTATGACCGAGAGGTCTATGATGACCTTTACGTTGGTGAAGCTGTTGAGTTTCTGACGGATTTTGAAGATGAGGACGGTTGCAGGCCGCACTGGGATCTGATCGCCGCCACGGACGTGCTGCCGTATCTGGGGGCGATCGAACCGTTCCTAAACGGTGTGTCAAGCCGGCTGAATACGCGTGGATACCTGACATTTTCCACGGAAACGCTCCCTGATGAGACGCTGGCGGGTCGGCCATATATGGTCGGACCCAAGAACCGGTTTGCCCAAAGCGAAACTTACGTCCTCGCAGGTCTTGGCACAGCCGGTTTTGATGTTCTTGCCATGGAGCCCATTACGGTTCGCCTTGAGGAAGGCGAACCCGTCCCCGGGCATCTCGTGATGGCACGTTTGCGCTAA
- a CDS encoding SOS response-associated peptidase codes for MCGRLALTTPPDAVRSFFEYLDQPNFPPRYNIAPTQPLAIVRQDFGKRRFHLLRWGLIPSWVKDPANFTLLINARAETAAEKPSFRAAMRHHRCLIPASGFYEWRRTPEGKQPYWIHPAKGDLMAFAGLWDTWSDPDGGDMDSGAILTMQSNRMMSGIHHRMPAILKPEVFDVWLDTANVDVREAKKLLVPVEDDFLVADPVSTRVNKVVNDDEDVQRPVGEDEMVLAPGRSEEPKPSKPAKDDSQLDLF; via the coding sequence ATGTGCGGCCGACTTGCCCTCACTACGCCGCCGGACGCCGTTCGGAGTTTTTTTGAATATTTGGACCAGCCGAACTTTCCACCCCGATACAACATTGCACCAACTCAACCACTGGCGATCGTCCGCCAGGACTTCGGTAAGCGTCGGTTTCACCTTTTGCGTTGGGGACTGATACCGTCCTGGGTCAAGGATCCCGCAAACTTTACGCTGCTGATCAATGCAAGGGCAGAGACAGCAGCGGAAAAACCTTCGTTCCGCGCAGCGATGAGGCATCACCGTTGCCTGATCCCTGCGTCAGGTTTTTATGAATGGCGCAGAACCCCGGAAGGCAAGCAACCTTATTGGATCCACCCTGCCAAAGGCGATCTCATGGCATTTGCAGGCCTTTGGGATACCTGGTCAGACCCCGATGGCGGCGACATGGACAGCGGTGCAATCCTGACCATGCAATCCAATCGGATGATGTCTGGCATTCATCATCGAATGCCCGCCATTCTGAAGCCGGAGGTTTTTGATGTGTGGCTCGATACGGCCAATGTGGATGTGCGTGAGGCGAAGAAACTTCTGGTTCCGGTTGAGGATGACTTTCTGGTCGCTGATCCTGTTTCAACGCGGGTGAACAAGGTCGTCAATGACGATGAAGACGTTCAGCGGCCTGTCGGCGAAGACGAGATGGTTCTGGCGCCCGGGAGGTCCGAAGAACCCAAGCCGTCAAAACCTGCCAAGGATGACAGCCAGCTGGACCTGTTTTGA
- a CDS encoding NUDIX hydrolase, with the protein MSRFYPDAPRVGVSVLCLKDNKALMIKRGKEPYLGHWSLPGGLVELGETLKQAAARELLEETGVQAALGEPVETFDSIDRDEHGKVVTHFILTVFRGSYLSGSALAGDDAADVAWVHTDDLENRPTTPGTPERIRRLMLV; encoded by the coding sequence ATGTCCCGGTTCTATCCAGATGCGCCCCGTGTCGGTGTCAGTGTATTGTGCCTTAAAGATAACAAGGCCCTCATGATCAAGCGCGGCAAGGAGCCTTATCTCGGCCATTGGAGCCTTCCCGGCGGTCTTGTTGAATTGGGCGAGACCCTGAAACAAGCTGCCGCAAGAGAACTGCTTGAAGAAACCGGTGTTCAAGCCGCTCTCGGGGAACCGGTTGAGACTTTCGACTCCATTGACCGGGACGAGCACGGAAAGGTGGTGACTCATTTCATCCTGACAGTCTTCCGTGGCAGCTATCTCTCCGGATCGGCGCTCGCCGGTGACGACGCCGCTGATGTTGCGTGGGTTCACACCGATGATCTGGAAAACAGACCGACAACGCCCGGTACGCCGGAACGAATACGGCGGCTGATGCTGGTCTGA
- a CDS encoding DUF3179 domain-containing protein, with protein sequence MTVIPFPLKNIGRWRGTNLRLGDTTMWPFGTTGATLLRSMTLVSLLALTFVSSGHASPERWQRGGFTTDFSKSTVDFKDIFSGGPPKDGIPSIDEPRFESASSITWLDGREPVIRLEHGDVVKAYPLQILIWHEIVNDRIGDLPVAVTYCPLCNSSIVFDRRLDGELLDFGTTGLLRNSDLVMYDRQSETWWQQFTGEGIVGTHAGRELKMIPSRVVAFADFKEAHPNAEVLARPVPARRNYGHNPYLGYDSRSAPYPLYKGDLPDNINPMARVVILHDGDTLFAATLEHIRQNGTLEFADNVSLRWTGEVSSILDKGKTDAGRAVGSVEAVKTSGADEVPLVHDVTFAFVVHAFHPQLPILGIKSP encoded by the coding sequence GTGACTGTGATTCCATTTCCGCTGAAAAATATCGGACGATGGCGCGGAACCAACTTGCGTCTCGGAGACACGACCATGTGGCCATTTGGAACTACTGGAGCAACGCTCCTGCGATCCATGACACTTGTCAGCCTTCTCGCCCTCACCTTTGTCAGTTCAGGTCATGCCAGTCCTGAACGATGGCAGCGGGGCGGTTTTACCACCGACTTTTCAAAATCCACCGTCGACTTCAAAGACATCTTTTCCGGCGGTCCACCGAAAGACGGTATACCGTCGATCGATGAGCCGCGATTTGAATCGGCCAGTTCGATAACCTGGCTGGACGGCAGGGAACCGGTGATCCGTCTGGAACACGGTGACGTTGTTAAGGCCTATCCGCTGCAGATCCTCATCTGGCACGAAATTGTCAATGATCGCATCGGCGATCTCCCGGTTGCGGTTACATATTGTCCACTCTGCAACTCCTCCATTGTTTTCGACCGCAGGCTTGATGGCGAATTGCTGGACTTCGGAACAACCGGTCTTTTGCGCAATTCCGACCTTGTGATGTATGACCGCCAATCCGAGACATGGTGGCAGCAGTTTACGGGCGAAGGAATTGTTGGGACGCATGCCGGCCGGGAGCTGAAAATGATCCCATCGCGGGTCGTTGCCTTTGCAGACTTCAAGGAAGCACATCCGAATGCCGAGGTCCTTGCACGGCCCGTACCTGCAAGACGCAACTATGGCCACAATCCCTATCTCGGGTATGACAGCCGCTCTGCGCCTTATCCGCTCTATAAAGGCGATCTGCCGGACAATATAAATCCGATGGCAAGGGTGGTGATCCTCCATGACGGCGACACGCTTTTTGCAGCAACGCTGGAGCATATCCGCCAGAACGGAACGCTTGAGTTTGCAGATAACGTATCGCTGCGCTGGACAGGTGAAGTTTCCTCTATCCTGGACAAAGGCAAAACCGATGCGGGCCGCGCGGTCGGTTCTGTTGAAGCTGTGAAGACCTCAGGGGCCGATGAAGTGCCGCTTGTTCATGACGTGACTTTCGCCTTCGTGGTGCACGCCTTTCACCCTCAACTGCCAATTCTTGGGATCAAATCACCATAG
- a CDS encoding TIGR02301 family protein yields the protein MKNGCKRFASARAALFAILLLSLPSEVVLAQESSLDEPPFEQQLMRLSEIFGALHFLRPLCGENDTPSWRDQMEDFLDAETLDENRRRRFIERFNQGYRGFSVAYRDCTDAARIAMGQYLSEGETIITDVTSRYGR from the coding sequence ATGAAGAACGGATGCAAGCGATTTGCCTCGGCCCGTGCCGCCCTTTTTGCGATTCTATTGCTGTCGTTACCTTCAGAAGTTGTATTGGCGCAGGAGAGTTCTCTTGACGAGCCGCCGTTCGAGCAGCAGTTGATGCGCTTGTCTGAAATCTTCGGTGCGCTTCATTTTCTCAGGCCGTTGTGCGGTGAAAATGACACCCCGAGCTGGCGGGACCAGATGGAAGACTTTCTGGACGCTGAAACGCTGGACGAAAACCGACGCCGACGCTTTATCGAACGTTTTAACCAAGGTTATCGTGGCTTTTCAGTTGCTTACCGGGACTGTACAGACGCTGCGCGTATCGCAATGGGACAGTACCTGAGCGAAGGCGAAACAATTATCACCGACGTCACCAGTCGATACGGCCGATAA
- a CDS encoding LysE family translocator — protein MSFFEYALIGFVVGILTTAPVGPVNIMAIQHAVHSGFRQGVFVGLGAVVADTIYAAAAIFGVSAVINFIKGQSGLIELVGGALLIIFGFKIWHTHPHLNNKGNGFERGFLGDATAAFFMAITNPGAILAFIFIFGSLGDWRPQHGDHVGALIMVAGVAAGATSWWVFISATVSHFRHAIDDKWLDRVNHIAGVLLIAFGLLLYANLALDAFG, from the coding sequence GTGTCATTTTTTGAATATGCGCTGATAGGGTTTGTTGTCGGCATACTCACAACAGCGCCCGTTGGCCCGGTCAACATCATGGCGATCCAGCATGCCGTTCACAGCGGCTTCCGCCAGGGCGTCTTTGTTGGCCTTGGTGCTGTTGTGGCCGATACGATTTACGCAGCTGCCGCCATTTTCGGTGTGTCCGCGGTCATCAATTTCATCAAGGGGCAATCAGGCCTGATTGAGCTTGTCGGCGGGGCACTGCTGATCATATTCGGCTTCAAGATCTGGCACACCCATCCGCACCTGAACAACAAGGGCAACGGGTTCGAAAGAGGATTTCTCGGAGATGCCACGGCCGCGTTTTTTATGGCGATCACCAATCCAGGGGCAATTCTGGCGTTTATTTTTATCTTCGGCAGCCTGGGCGACTGGCGGCCACAGCATGGTGATCATGTCGGTGCATTGATTATGGTCGCCGGTGTGGCAGCAGGGGCAACGTCGTGGTGGGTATTCATATCGGCAACGGTCTCCCACTTCAGACACGCCATCGATGACAAGTGGCTTGATCGGGTGAACCACATCGCGGGCGTTCTGCTGATCGCGTTCGGGCTGCTGCTTTACGCAAACCTGGCGCTCGACGCTTTCGGATAA